A portion of the Desulfomicrobium macestii genome contains these proteins:
- a CDS encoding FeoA family protein, with protein MVLSDLIPGNSCTITNLYATDRLGQRLLDLGIFPGASIKVLRNAPLEDPMEVEIGGMLLSLRHEEASFVEVQLK; from the coding sequence ATGGTCCTCAGCGATCTCATTCCAGGCAACTCATGCACGATCACGAATCTGTACGCCACTGACAGGCTTGGCCAACGCCTGCTGGACCTGGGCATCTTTCCGGGGGCGTCGATCAAGGTGCTGCGCAACGCCCCTCTGGAGGACCCCATGGAAGTCGAGATTGGGGGTATGCTATTGAGTCTTCGCCACGAAGAAGCCAGCTTCGTGGAGGTTCAGCTCAAGTGA
- a CDS encoding AraC family transcriptional regulator, with protein MQKKTTIQNTQDDTQPTENKWFFEGFRVSFRDLATEAEDEILPTKDMNTCWMAICLNGDLRVSVTGAGNNDELCIPQGNCLLQYEPGKCLCNKCMREQQVQLLEIVCPAKDLQRLIGDTPLGHDLQAAMINGRPMHVHRPMTSSIRQALAGLRETISTGEQGSAPLVLSKTLEMVWHFTHSGGQDVSAQIPSETLRAVDRAKSILEANMENPPDLESLASQVGMSLSKLKQVFPMACGMPPYAYLRLLRMEMAMRLLRDEGRSVTETALEVGYSNLSHFSKTFVEHFGLKPSQARKSG; from the coding sequence ATGCAAAAAAAGACCACCATTCAGAACACCCAGGACGACACACAGCCAACCGAAAACAAATGGTTTTTCGAAGGGTTCCGGGTATCTTTCCGTGATCTTGCCACGGAAGCGGAAGACGAAATCCTCCCGACAAAGGACATGAACACCTGCTGGATGGCCATATGCCTCAATGGTGACCTGCGGGTCAGCGTCACGGGTGCCGGAAACAATGACGAGCTATGTATCCCCCAAGGCAACTGCCTGTTGCAATACGAGCCCGGGAAATGCCTGTGCAACAAATGTATGAGGGAACAGCAGGTGCAACTGCTCGAAATCGTTTGCCCAGCCAAGGACCTGCAAAGACTGATCGGTGACACCCCCCTGGGCCACGACCTGCAGGCGGCCATGATCAATGGACGCCCCATGCACGTCCACCGGCCCATGACCAGCTCCATCCGCCAGGCCCTTGCCGGACTGCGCGAGACCATCAGCACGGGCGAGCAGGGCTCGGCTCCGCTGGTTCTGTCCAAGACCCTGGAGATGGTCTGGCATTTCACGCATTCCGGCGGACAGGATGTCAGCGCGCAAATTCCCTCCGAGACCCTGCGCGCTGTGGACAGGGCCAAATCCATTCTTGAGGCGAACATGGAAAATCCACCCGACCTCGAATCGTTGGCCAGCCAGGTAGGTATGAGCCTCTCCAAACTCAAGCAGGTTTTCCCAATGGCCTGCGGCATGCCGCCATACGCCTACCTGCGGCTGCTGCGCATGGAGATGGCCATGCGCCTGCTGCGCGACGAAGGCCGGAGCGTAACAGAGACGGCGCTGGAAGTGGGGTACTCCAACCTCAGCCATTTTTCCAAAACCTTTGTCGAACATTTCGGGCTCAAGCCATCGCAGGCCAGAAAATCAGGCTGA
- a CDS encoding MarC family protein — protein MCVGVLLGSARVLKNVLGSVGLSIMTKITGLVLSAMAAQIVFAGIVNFLG, from the coding sequence TTGTGTGTTGGAGTTCTTCTTGGCTCGGCACGTGTGCTTAAGAATGTGCTCGGATCCGTTGGTCTCTCCATCATGACCAAAATCACGGGACTGGTTCTTTCGGCCATGGCAGCTCAGATTGTCTTCGCCGGAATAGTCAACTTTTTAGGCTAG